A section of the Triticum dicoccoides isolate Atlit2015 ecotype Zavitan chromosome 7A, WEW_v2.0, whole genome shotgun sequence genome encodes:
- the LOC119333415 gene encoding uncharacterized protein LOC119333415 yields the protein MVSDQELARYVESFVRQAAALPGAAAAGISPDAVVRQLQAQLGVDLAPRAPLIRDILIAPASSPHAQPHFSTTTTASASAPAGVPHFFSQQPTPQQLQSYYAASQQYQQQQHHQQQQHRASPPASSPYDAPGSFRYAQPGEAQLQRLVQLQQYQQQQQQHQQQMAAAANAATAAASPRGPVSESPRGAAPARAKKESASTGVKRRGGPGGLNKICGVSPELQAIVGEPTMARTEIVKQLWAYIRRNDLQDPNNKRKIICNDELRLVFETDCTDMFKMNKLLAKHIKPLEPTKDSNRDMKKLKPVEDVPVPLAEDVATNQLPVNVSDALASFFGTGEREMSQSEVVKRVWDHIKSNNLEDPSNPTMILCDSKLKDLFGCESVTAPAVSELLSDHLFKQPNKI from the exons ATGGTGTCCGACCAGGAGCTCGCCCGCTACGTCGAGTCCTTCGTCCGCCAGGCCGCCGCGCTCCCCGGCGCCGCCGCGGCCGGGATATCGCCCGACGCCGTCGTGCGCCAGCTCCAGGCGCAGCTCGGCGTCGACCTCGCCCCCAGGGCGCCGCTCATCCGCGACATCCTCATCGC CCCCGCCTCCTCTCCCCACGCCCAGCCCCACTTCagcaccaccaccacggcctccgcctccgcccccgccGGCGTGCCCCACTTCTTCTCGCAGCAGCCGACGCCGCAGCAGCTGCAGTCTTACTACGCCGCCTCGCAGcagtaccagcagcagcagcaccaccagcagcagcagcaccgcGCCAGCCCGCCGGCCTCCTCGCCGTATGACGCCCCAGGGTCGTTCCGCTACGCGCAGCCCGGCGAGGCGCAGCTGCAGAGGCTCGTCCAGCTGCAGcagtaccagcagcagcagcagcagcaccagcaGCAGATGGCCGCCGCGGCTAATGCGGCCACGGCGGCGGCCAGTCCGCGTGGGCCGGTGTCCGAGAGTCCGCGTGGGGCCGCGCCCGCGAGGGCCAAGAAGGAAAG TGCAAGTACTGGAGTAAAACGAAGAGGTGGTCCAGGGGGATTAAACAAAATCTGTGGTGTTTCGCCTGAGCTGCAAGCTATTGTTGGTGAACCAACAATGGCTAGGACTGAG ATCGTTAAGCAGCTTTGGGCGTACATTCGCAGGAATGACTTGCAGGACCCAAACAATAAGAGAAAGATCATATGCAATGATGAGCTACGATTGGTTTTTGAGACTGATTGCACTGATATGTTCAAGATGAACAAGCTTTTAGCGAAGCATATAAAACCACTTGAGCCAACAA AAGATTCAAATCGAGATATGAAGAAGCTGAAGCCTGTGGAAGATGTTCCCGTTCCTCTTGCCGAAGATGTTGCTACAAACCAACTGCCAGTTAACGTGTCTGATGCTCTTGCTAGCTTTTTTGGAACTGGAGAAAGAGAGATGTCCCAATCCGAGGTTGTCAAGCGTGTTTGGGACCACATCAAAAGCAACAATCTAGAG GATCCATCAAATCCCACGATGATATTATGCGACTCTAAGCTTAAAGATCTCTTCGGATGTGAAAGCGTAACTGCTCCGGCTGTTTCAGAGTTGTTGTCAGACCACCTTTTCAAGCAACCTAACAAGATCTAA
- the LOC119330382 gene encoding uncharacterized protein LOC119330382 — protein MASTLSCFLPPPPAASPTRLRRSGASAGRPGRQCRAWCNAAGTRMRRGGGRLRVEALFGDGGGEGEDAFRAVMRIVRLNSAIQNRSVRELLELVADECRYFCRNIPAVSVSEMSKSVFLFLHEMMLRHQVSFVLKPAENGAFDLGVKWSLEWKGQKLPWDVDCTVSTTHVYTGLLLISQVNKACGPLLQRILQMIYQNLDAVVLIVANKFLPDGTLDEKERSNIIVCAIIGLVVMVLFYAMFNNL, from the exons ATGGCTTCGACCCTGTcatgctttcttcctcctcctcctgccgcGTCGCCGACCCGCCTGCGCCGAAGCGGCGCGAGCGCCGGCAGGCCGGGGCGTCAATGCAGGGCATGGTGCAACGCCGCCGGGACGAGGATGAGGAGGGGCGGCGGCAGGCTGCGCGTGGAGGCTCTGTTCggcgatggaggaggagagggagaagacgCGTTCCGGGCGGTGATGAGGATCGTGAGGCTCAACTCCGCCATCCAGAACCGGAGCGTCCGGGAGCTGCTGGAGCTGGTCGCCGACGAGTGCCGGTATTTCTGCCGCAACATCCCGGCCGTCAGCGTTTCGGAGATGAGCAAG agcgtgttcctgtttctacatgagATGATGCTCCGGCACCAGGTCTCGTTCGTGCTCAAGCCCGCGGAGAACGGAGCCTTCGACCTGGGTGTCAAGTGGTCGCTAG AATGGAAGGGCCAGAAGCTGCCTTGGGACGTAGACTGCACTGTATCCACGACCCACGTCTACACAGGCCTACTGCTCATCAG TCAAGTGAACAAGGCATGTGGGCCGCTCCTGCAGAGGATTCTACagatgatttaccag AATCTGGATGCGGTAGTTCTGATCGTGGCAAACAAGTTCCTACCAGACGGCACGCTGGATGAGAAGGAGAGAAGCAACATAATTGTGTGCGCCATCATTGGCCTGGTGGTCATGGTTCTGTTCTACGCCATGTTTAACAACTTGTAG